One genomic region from Candidatus Nanopelagicales bacterium encodes:
- a CDS encoding YihY/virulence factor BrkB family protein, whose translation MGWWQDRAGDASVATNHAGSPAPNRPERAKRALVTRIQQRPLLYWAVKLVGRIIEAQSAGRLSLAAAGAAFWLVIALFPATIAAIAIFGLVVDPQEIADAVEEISQRAPGSLGAVLAQQAQVAASSQASTLSIGLVISILVTLWSVSSGSYGLTRAIQGAYDVPPQPYVRARIRALGFAFVWVLVLGALWLGVAAVAVWIVGLDTWAQVLGWIVVVPVALILQAAFYGAHYRYSISWHASWREQWPGAAVSSVAISLLIVGLGIYASFAPDYQAVYGALTGVILTMLAVYLGMYVVLLGAVLNAQLTATKGEAKPAK comes from the coding sequence GTGGGCTGGTGGCAGGACAGGGCGGGTGACGCGTCGGTCGCGACCAACCATGCAGGCTCCCCGGCACCCAACCGACCGGAGCGCGCCAAGCGTGCGTTAGTGACCCGGATCCAGCAACGACCGCTGCTGTACTGGGCGGTCAAACTTGTCGGCCGAATCATCGAGGCGCAGAGCGCCGGGCGGCTCAGTCTCGCGGCTGCGGGTGCGGCGTTCTGGCTCGTCATTGCCTTGTTTCCGGCGACAATCGCAGCGATCGCCATCTTCGGTCTGGTGGTGGATCCACAGGAAATCGCCGATGCCGTGGAGGAAATCAGCCAGCGCGCGCCCGGCAGCCTAGGAGCTGTCCTGGCCCAGCAGGCGCAGGTGGCCGCGAGCAGTCAGGCGAGCACCCTTTCGATTGGCCTGGTCATTTCCATTCTCGTCACGTTGTGGAGCGTTTCCAGTGGCAGCTACGGTTTGACGCGCGCGATTCAGGGCGCCTATGACGTGCCGCCCCAGCCCTACGTACGAGCGCGGATTCGCGCCCTTGGCTTCGCCTTCGTCTGGGTACTGGTGCTGGGAGCGCTCTGGCTGGGCGTCGCAGCCGTCGCGGTGTGGATCGTCGGACTCGATACGTGGGCGCAGGTGCTCGGCTGGATTGTCGTTGTTCCCGTTGCTCTCATACTCCAGGCGGCCTTCTACGGAGCTCACTACCGCTACTCCATCAGTTGGCATGCGAGCTGGCGAGAACAATGGCCCGGTGCCGCGGTTTCCTCGGTCGCGATCTCGCTACTGATCGTTGGCTTGGGTATCTACGCGTCTTTCGCGCCGGACTACCAAGCCGTTTACGGGGCGCTCACGGGTGTCATTTTGACCATGTTGGCTGTCTATCTGGGGATGTATGTCGTGCTGCTGGGGGCGGTCTTGAATGCCCAACTCACCGCGACAAAGGGTGAGGCCAAACCGGCGAAGTAG